The Streptomyces albofaciens JCM 4342 genome has a segment encoding these proteins:
- a CDS encoding ABC transporter ATP-binding protein: MAEHADTASDRTLLRLEDITVRFRDGRPPALDAVDLSVAAQEIVCVLGPSGSGKSTLLRVVAGLQAPDAGRVFLEGRDQAEVPTHRRGVGLMFQDHQLFPQRDVGGNVAFGLRMHRVPRAEQDRTVTELLDLVGLPGAQRRAVAALSGGEQQRVALARALAPRPRLLMLDEPLGQLDRGLRERLVVELRRVFGEVGTTVLAVTHDQGEAFALADRVVIMQEGRIAQSGTPLEVWQRPATEFVARFLGFDNVVTATVRGEAADTPWGKIPVPEGTPEGACRLLVRPAGVRITTAAEGLPCTVTARTFRGTHVTLLLQPADGPQLEAACALRDAPEDGETVGVAFLAGDVVVLER, translated from the coding sequence ATGGCGGAACACGCTGACACGGCGTCGGACCGGACCCTGCTGCGCCTGGAGGACATCACCGTCCGCTTCCGGGACGGGCGCCCGCCGGCACTGGACGCGGTGGACCTGAGCGTCGCCGCACAGGAGATCGTCTGCGTGCTGGGGCCCAGCGGCAGCGGGAAATCCACCCTGCTGCGGGTCGTGGCGGGGCTCCAGGCCCCCGACGCGGGGCGGGTGTTCCTGGAAGGGCGCGACCAGGCGGAGGTGCCCACGCACCGGCGCGGCGTCGGGCTGATGTTCCAGGACCACCAGCTCTTCCCGCAGCGGGACGTCGGCGGCAACGTGGCCTTCGGCCTGCGCATGCACCGGGTGCCCCGCGCCGAGCAGGACCGTACGGTGACCGAACTCCTGGACCTCGTCGGCCTGCCGGGCGCCCAGCGGCGTGCCGTGGCGGCCCTCTCCGGCGGCGAACAGCAGCGCGTCGCGCTGGCCCGCGCCCTCGCGCCCCGCCCCCGGCTGCTGATGCTGGACGAGCCCCTCGGCCAGCTCGACCGCGGCCTGCGCGAGCGCCTGGTCGTGGAACTGCGGCGGGTGTTCGGCGAGGTGGGCACGACCGTGCTGGCCGTGACGCACGACCAGGGGGAGGCGTTCGCGCTGGCCGACCGGGTGGTGATCATGCAGGAGGGGCGCATCGCGCAGAGCGGCACACCGCTGGAGGTCTGGCAGCGCCCCGCCACCGAGTTCGTCGCCCGCTTCCTCGGCTTCGACAACGTGGTGACGGCGACCGTACGGGGCGAGGCGGCCGACACGCCGTGGGGCAAGATCCCCGTCCCGGAGGGAACGCCGGAGGGGGCGTGCCGCCTGCTCGTACGCCCGGCCGGCGTACGCATCACGACCGCCGCGGAAGGCCTGCCCTGCACCGTCACGGCCCGCACCTTCCGCGGCACCCATGTCACCCTCCTCCTCCAGCCCGCC
- a CDS encoding ABC transporter permease gives MALPLVFFALFFAYPVVAIVGRGLKDGGQWQLGRAGEVLSDPDVLHVLWFTVWQAAASTGLTLLIALPGAYVFARFEFPGKKLLRSVVAVPFVLPTVVVGSAFLALIGRGGVLDDLWGVRLDTSVWAILLAHVFFNYAVVVRTVGGLWSQLDPRQEEAARVLGASRRQAWFRVTLPALAPAVAAAALMVFLFTFTSFGVVQILGGPGFSTLEVEIYRQTADFLDLPTAAVLTLLQFAAVLALLALHAWTVRRREATLTLVDPARTARRPQGAGQWALLWGTLVVITLLLVVPLAVLVERSFAGPDGYGLTFYRALESAASMDSTFAVAPLNALRNSLAYGAAATLIALVVGGLAAAALTRRGGRLVRGFDALLMLPLGVSAVTVGFGFLITLDEPPLDLRSSWWLVPLAQALVGVPFVVRTMLPVLRAVDERLREAAAVLGASPWRVWREVDLPLVRRALLIAAGFAFAVSLGEFGATVFIARPDNPTLPVAVARLLGRAGELNYGQAMALSTILMVVCAGALLALERVRTDQAGEF, from the coding sequence ATGGCCCTGCCGCTCGTCTTCTTCGCGCTCTTCTTCGCCTACCCCGTCGTCGCGATCGTGGGGCGGGGCCTGAAGGACGGCGGACAGTGGCAGCTGGGCCGGGCCGGTGAGGTGCTCTCCGACCCGGACGTGCTGCACGTCCTGTGGTTCACCGTCTGGCAGGCGGCGGCCTCGACCGGGCTCACGCTCCTGATCGCGCTCCCCGGCGCGTACGTCTTCGCGCGCTTCGAATTCCCCGGGAAGAAGCTGTTGCGGTCCGTCGTCGCGGTGCCGTTCGTCCTGCCGACGGTGGTCGTCGGTTCGGCGTTCCTCGCGCTGATCGGGCGTGGCGGGGTGCTGGACGATCTGTGGGGCGTACGGCTGGACACCTCCGTATGGGCGATCCTGCTGGCGCACGTGTTCTTCAACTACGCCGTGGTCGTACGGACCGTCGGCGGCCTCTGGAGCCAGCTCGACCCGCGGCAGGAGGAAGCGGCCCGGGTGCTGGGGGCGTCCCGCCGGCAGGCGTGGTTCCGGGTGACGCTGCCCGCCCTGGCACCGGCCGTGGCGGCGGCCGCGCTGATGGTCTTCCTCTTCACCTTCACCTCCTTCGGGGTGGTGCAGATCCTGGGCGGGCCGGGGTTCTCCACGCTCGAAGTGGAGATCTACCGGCAGACCGCCGACTTCCTGGACCTCCCCACGGCCGCCGTCCTCACGCTGCTGCAGTTCGCCGCCGTACTGGCCCTGCTGGCCCTGCACGCCTGGACCGTACGGCGGCGGGAAGCCACCCTCACGCTGGTCGACCCGGCGCGTACGGCCCGGCGGCCCCAGGGCGCGGGGCAGTGGGCGCTGCTGTGGGGCACGCTCGTCGTGATCACGCTGCTGCTGGTGGTGCCCCTGGCCGTACTGGTCGAGCGGTCGTTCGCCGGGCCGGACGGCTACGGGCTCACGTTCTACCGGGCGCTGGAGTCCGCCGCCTCCATGGACAGCACCTTCGCCGTCGCCCCGCTGAACGCCCTGCGGAACTCGCTCGCCTACGGGGCCGCTGCCACGCTGATCGCCCTGGTGGTGGGCGGGCTGGCCGCGGCCGCGCTGACGCGGCGGGGCGGCAGGCTGGTGCGGGGATTCGACGCGCTCCTGATGCTGCCCCTCGGAGTTTCGGCCGTGACCGTGGGCTTTGGCTTTCTGATCACTCTCGACGAGCCACCGCTCGATCTGCGGTCCTCGTGGTGGCTGGTGCCGCTGGCGCAGGCGCTGGTCGGGGTGCCCTTCGTCGTACGGACCATGCTGCCCGTGCTGCGCGCGGTGGACGAGCGGCTGCGGGAGGCCGCGGCGGTGCTCGGGGCGTCGCCGTGGCGGGTGTGGCGCGAGGTCGACCTGCCGCTGGTACGGCGGGCGCTGCTGATCGCCGCGGGTTTCGCCTTCGCCGTGTCGCTGGGCGAGTTCGGCGCGACGGTCTTCATCGCCCGGCCGGACAACCCGACCCTCCCGGTCGCCGTGGCACGGCTGCTGGGACGCGCCGGAGAACTGAACTACGGGCAGGCGATGGCCCTGTCGACGATCTTGATGGTGGTGTGTGCGGGCGCCCTGCTGGCACTGGAGCGCGTCCGCACCGATCAGGCCGGAGAATTTTGA
- a CDS encoding thiamine ABC transporter substrate-binding protein, with protein sequence MSTTRRATVTALAVAAGLTALAACGSGGGESADPKTVTLVSHDSFNASKSVLEEFTRQTGYKVNVLKGGDAGKAVNQAILSKANPQGDVFFGIDNTLLSRGLKEGIFSPYQAKGLESVPEELQLDKAQHRVTPVDYGDTCVNYDRAYFTEHKIAPPRTFDDLLKPEYKGLLVTENSATSSPGLAFQLGTIARYGESGWQDYWKKLKANGVEVVDGWEQAYNERFSGSAAGKGKGDKPLVVSYASSPPVEVLGKKPEPEEAPTGVATGTCFRQTEFAGLLKGAKNEKGGKALLDFLLSKKFQEDVPLQMFVNPARTDVKVPELFTKYGEKIDKPGTVAPEKITENRERWIKQWSSLVLK encoded by the coding sequence GTGAGCACCACCAGAAGGGCCACCGTCACCGCGCTGGCCGTCGCGGCCGGCCTGACGGCGCTCGCCGCCTGCGGCTCGGGCGGCGGCGAAAGCGCGGACCCCAAGACGGTCACGCTCGTCAGCCACGACTCCTTCAACGCCTCCAAGTCCGTACTGGAGGAGTTCACCCGGCAGACCGGCTACAAGGTCAACGTGCTCAAGGGCGGTGACGCGGGCAAGGCCGTCAACCAGGCGATCCTGTCGAAGGCCAACCCCCAGGGCGATGTCTTCTTCGGCATCGACAACACGCTGCTGTCGCGGGGGCTGAAGGAAGGGATCTTCAGCCCGTACCAGGCCAAGGGGCTGGAGAGCGTCCCCGAGGAGCTTCAGCTCGACAAGGCGCAGCACCGGGTGACGCCCGTGGACTACGGCGACACCTGCGTCAACTACGACCGCGCCTACTTCACCGAGCACAAGATCGCGCCGCCGCGGACCTTCGACGACCTGCTCAAGCCCGAGTACAAGGGGCTGCTGGTCACCGAGAACTCCGCCACGTCGTCGCCCGGGCTGGCCTTCCAGCTCGGCACCATCGCCAGGTACGGCGAGTCCGGCTGGCAGGACTACTGGAAGAAGCTCAAGGCCAACGGCGTCGAGGTCGTGGACGGCTGGGAGCAGGCCTACAACGAGCGGTTCTCGGGCTCGGCGGCCGGCAAGGGCAAGGGTGACAAGCCGCTGGTGGTCTCCTACGCCTCCAGCCCGCCGGTCGAGGTGCTCGGCAAGAAGCCGGAGCCCGAGGAGGCGCCGACCGGCGTCGCGACCGGCACCTGCTTCCGGCAGACCGAGTTCGCCGGCCTGCTCAAGGGCGCCAAGAACGAGAAGGGCGGCAAGGCGCTGCTGGACTTCCTGCTGAGCAAGAAGTTCCAGGAGGACGTGCCGCTCCAGATGTTCGTCAATCCGGCGCGTACGGACGTCAAGGTGCCGGAGCTGTTCACCAAGTACGGCGAGAAGATCGACAAGCCGGGGACGGTGGCCCCGGAGAAGATCACCGAGAACCGCGAACGGTGGATCAAGCAGTGGTCCTCGCTCGTCCTGAAGTAA